In Prochlorococcus marinus str. MIT 1214, one DNA window encodes the following:
- a CDS encoding glutathione peroxidase, translated as MSVNISKVEVFSFENEKITFDHFKGNVLLIVNVASKCGFTKQYKGLQNLQNKYESKGFKVLGFPCNDFGNQEPGQLEEIKKFCSISYGANFQLFQKVHAKGKTTEPFTTLNKVSPAGDVEWNFEKFLINRNGEAIARFKSSVEPESIEITKAIENLLD; from the coding sequence ATGTCCGTAAATATCAGCAAAGTTGAGGTCTTCTCTTTCGAAAATGAAAAAATAACTTTTGATCATTTCAAAGGGAATGTTTTATTGATTGTTAATGTCGCTAGCAAGTGCGGGTTTACCAAGCAATATAAAGGCCTTCAGAATCTTCAAAACAAGTACGAATCAAAAGGTTTTAAAGTTTTAGGTTTTCCATGTAATGACTTTGGCAACCAAGAACCTGGACAATTAGAAGAAATCAAAAAATTCTGCTCAATCTCTTATGGAGCAAACTTCCAACTTTTCCAAAAAGTTCATGCCAAAGGTAAGACAACTGAACCATTTACAACCTTGAATAAAGTCAGTCCAGCCGGAGACGTTGAGTGGAATTTTGAAAAGTTTCTGATTAATAGAAATGGAGAAGCAATAGCAAGGTTTAAAAGTTCAGTAGAACCAGAAAGCATAGAAATTACAAAAGCAATTGAAAACTTACTTGATTAA
- a CDS encoding fluoride efflux transporter FluC, whose amino-acid sequence MMKNNSFFFISIGAIPAAILRWQIDEIFIVNIIGCFLLGLINGSLISRKYQLLFGVGFCGSLTTFSGWSLYLFDLIRQGLYKLFILHSISIVIIGCCAVGLGDLLARKINS is encoded by the coding sequence ATGATGAAAAACAATAGTTTTTTTTTCATTTCAATAGGAGCGATACCTGCGGCTATCTTGAGATGGCAAATTGATGAAATTTTTATCGTAAATATTATTGGTTGTTTTTTATTAGGCTTAATAAACGGTTCGCTTATTTCTAGAAAATATCAATTGCTTTTTGGAGTAGGATTTTGCGGATCACTTACTACATTCAGTGGATGGTCTTTATATTTATTTGACTTAATAAGGCAAGGTTTGTATAAACTTTTTATTTTACATTCAATATCCATTGTAATAATTGGATGCTGTGCTGTTGGTTTAGGTGATTTATTAGCTAGGAAGATAAATTCTTAA
- the gyrB gene encoding DNA topoisomerase (ATP-hydrolyzing) subunit B — MSKDSKVQAAYGAEQIQVLEGLEPVRKRPGMYIGSTGSKGLHHLVYEVVDNAVDEALAGHCDQITISLCEDGSASISDNGRGIPTDIHPRTGKSALETVLTVLHAGGKFGSGGYKVSGGLHGVGISVVNALSEWVEVTVRRQKKVHFQRFERGSSIGSLQSENLPKSDQNITGTTVCFKPDDQIFTDGTSFEYGILSSRLRELAYLNGGVRIVFRDERKKSLDFNKQPHEEVYFYEGGIKEYVEYMTKEKDSLHPEIIYVNSEKDGVQVEAAMQWCVDAYSDSILGFANNIRTIDGGTHIEGLKTVLTRTLNSFAKKRGKRKDGDSNLAGENIREGLTAVLSVKVPDPEFEGQTKTKLGNTEVRGIVDSLVGESLSQYLEFNPGVIDLILEKAIQAFNAAEAARRARELVRRKSVLESSTLPGKLADCSSRDPSESEIYIVEGDSAGGSAKQGRDRKFQAILPLRGKILNIEKTDDAKIYKNTEIQSLITALGLGIKGEDFEVKNLRYHRVVIMTDADVDGAHIRTLLLTFFYRYQKALVEGGYIYIACPPLYKVERGKNHTYCYNESDLQKTLSNFGEKANYTIQRFKGLGEMMPKQLWETTMDPSTRMMKRVEIEDALEADRIFTILMGDKVAPRREFIETHSVELDLATLDI, encoded by the coding sequence ATGAGTAAAGATTCAAAAGTCCAAGCGGCTTATGGTGCTGAACAGATCCAAGTATTGGAAGGTCTTGAACCTGTAAGAAAGCGGCCTGGAATGTATATAGGCTCAACTGGGTCTAAAGGACTTCATCATCTTGTATATGAAGTCGTTGACAATGCAGTAGATGAGGCTCTTGCTGGGCATTGCGACCAAATCACAATTTCACTTTGTGAGGATGGATCAGCATCTATCTCAGATAATGGCCGAGGAATTCCAACTGATATTCATCCTCGTACTGGCAAAAGTGCTCTTGAGACAGTTCTAACTGTTTTGCATGCAGGTGGAAAGTTTGGAAGCGGCGGTTATAAGGTTTCTGGAGGTTTGCATGGCGTTGGTATTTCCGTTGTGAATGCTTTAAGTGAATGGGTGGAAGTGACAGTTCGAAGGCAGAAGAAAGTGCATTTTCAGAGGTTTGAAAGAGGCTCATCAATAGGAAGTTTACAATCTGAGAATCTGCCAAAATCAGATCAAAACATTACCGGCACTACGGTTTGTTTTAAACCTGATGATCAAATTTTTACTGATGGAACATCCTTTGAATATGGAATCTTATCTTCGAGACTTAGAGAATTAGCCTATTTGAATGGTGGAGTGCGTATCGTATTTCGTGACGAAAGAAAGAAGTCATTAGATTTTAATAAGCAGCCTCATGAAGAAGTTTATTTTTATGAGGGAGGTATTAAGGAATATGTGGAATATATGACTAAAGAAAAAGATTCCTTACACCCAGAAATTATTTATGTTAATTCTGAGAAAGATGGGGTTCAAGTTGAAGCAGCAATGCAGTGGTGCGTTGATGCTTATTCGGATAGCATTCTAGGATTTGCTAATAATATTCGAACTATTGATGGAGGAACTCATATTGAAGGACTAAAAACAGTATTAACTAGAACTTTAAATTCTTTTGCAAAGAAAAGAGGCAAAAGAAAAGATGGAGATTCGAACTTGGCTGGAGAAAATATTCGAGAGGGATTAACAGCTGTTCTTTCTGTAAAAGTTCCTGACCCAGAATTTGAAGGTCAAACAAAAACTAAATTAGGTAATACTGAAGTACGTGGAATTGTCGATAGCTTGGTTGGTGAGTCTCTTAGTCAATATTTAGAATTTAATCCGGGTGTAATTGACTTGATCTTAGAGAAAGCAATTCAAGCTTTTAATGCTGCTGAGGCAGCAAGAAGAGCTAGAGAACTTGTTCGTAGAAAAAGTGTATTAGAAAGTTCTACATTGCCAGGTAAATTGGCTGATTGCAGTTCTAGAGATCCCTCAGAATCAGAAATTTATATTGTTGAGGGTGATTCTGCAGGCGGTTCAGCTAAGCAAGGAAGAGATAGAAAATTTCAAGCAATTTTACCTTTGAGAGGAAAAATCTTAAATATTGAAAAAACTGATGATGCTAAGATATACAAAAATACAGAGATTCAATCTTTAATCACTGCTCTAGGTTTAGGGATAAAAGGAGAAGATTTTGAAGTTAAGAATCTCAGATATCATAGAGTAGTAATAATGACTGATGCTGATGTTGATGGAGCCCATATTAGAACTCTGCTTTTGACTTTCTTTTACAGATATCAAAAGGCTCTTGTCGAAGGTGGATATATTTATATTGCTTGTCCTCCTTTATACAAGGTAGAAAGAGGAAAGAATCATACTTATTGTTATAACGAATCAGATTTGCAAAAAACTCTATCTAACTTTGGAGAAAAGGCTAATTATACAATTCAAAGATTTAAAGGATTAGGTGAAATGATGCCCAAACAACTATGGGAAACTACTATGGACCCTTCAACAAGAATGATGAAAAGGGTTGAGATAGAAGATGCTTTGGAAGCAGATCGGATATTTACAATTTTAATGGGAGATAAAGTTGCACCAAGAAGAGAATTTATTGAAACTCATAGTGTTGAGCTGGATTTAGCTACTTTAGATATTTGA
- the mgtE gene encoding magnesium transporter, with protein sequence MNEQLGASAETNSLANGSYVAEAVAMQLEAMLSAGNYDGVKSLISPVQPVDIAQAIGTLPMILQALAFRLLNKNEAIEVYEYLDPSVQQNLLDRLRSNEVLDLVEEMSPDDRVRLFDELPAKVVRRLLAELSPEERRVTAQLLGYESETAGRLMTTEFIDLKEFLSVSQALKLVRQRATFSETIYSLYVTDKERHLTGILSLRDLVVADPESLIGEVMTREVVNVRTDTDQEEVARAIQRYDFLALPVVDLEKRLVGIVTVDDVIDVIEQEATRDIYAAGAVQAGDEDDYFQSNLFVVARRRIVWLAVLVLANGLTTQVIAMNDEVLKQVVLLAAFIPLLIGAGGNVGAQSSTVVIRGLSTQRIQRLGFVKAIGKEAVAGALLGVLMSLFVVPFAWWQGQGPLVATAVGISLIAITTLAATAGASLPLLFDRMGLDPALMSAPFITTATDVAGVLIYLKTASWLLGRLA encoded by the coding sequence ATGAATGAACAATTAGGGGCATCAGCTGAGACTAATTCTTTGGCGAACGGTAGCTATGTCGCTGAAGCAGTTGCAATGCAATTAGAGGCAATGCTTTCTGCCGGCAATTACGATGGTGTGAAATCACTTATAAGTCCTGTTCAGCCTGTGGACATAGCTCAGGCTATTGGGACATTGCCAATGATTCTGCAAGCATTGGCTTTTAGACTATTAAATAAAAACGAAGCTATTGAGGTTTATGAATATTTAGATCCTTCAGTTCAACAAAACCTTTTAGATCGCTTGAGATCTAATGAAGTATTGGATTTGGTTGAGGAGATGTCACCTGATGATCGTGTTCGTCTTTTTGATGAGTTGCCTGCAAAAGTTGTAAGGCGTTTACTCGCAGAACTTAGTCCTGAAGAAAGACGAGTAACTGCGCAACTTTTGGGTTATGAATCTGAAACGGCTGGCAGATTAATGACCACTGAATTTATAGATCTCAAAGAATTTCTGAGTGTCTCACAAGCGTTGAAACTAGTAAGACAAAGAGCTACTTTTTCAGAAACAATTTACAGCCTATATGTAACTGATAAAGAGAGACATTTAACTGGAATTTTATCTTTAAGGGACCTTGTGGTTGCTGACCCTGAGTCACTGATTGGGGAAGTTATGACAAGAGAGGTTGTGAATGTCAGAACTGATACTGATCAAGAAGAGGTTGCAAGAGCAATTCAAAGATATGACTTTTTAGCTTTACCTGTTGTCGATCTCGAAAAAAGACTAGTTGGTATTGTCACCGTTGATGATGTCATCGATGTTATTGAGCAAGAGGCAACTAGAGATATATATGCGGCTGGTGCTGTTCAGGCTGGGGATGAAGATGATTATTTCCAGAGCAATTTATTTGTTGTAGCTAGGCGACGTATCGTCTGGCTTGCCGTTTTGGTTTTAGCTAATGGATTGACAACGCAGGTTATTGCTATGAATGATGAGGTGTTAAAGCAAGTAGTTTTATTGGCTGCTTTCATTCCTCTATTAATTGGGGCGGGAGGCAATGTTGGTGCTCAAAGCTCAACTGTTGTAATTCGAGGTTTGAGTACGCAACGAATTCAACGACTTGGTTTTGTTAAGGCTATCGGAAAAGAAGCTGTAGCAGGAGCTTTGCTAGGAGTTTTAATGTCTCTATTTGTTGTCCCTTTTGCTTGGTGGCAAGGGCAAGGGCCCTTGGTCGCAACAGCTGTAGGAATAAGTTTGATTGCTATTACAACTCTTGCTGCCACTGCAGGTGCATCTTTGCCTCTCCTTTTTGATCGTATGGGCTTAGATCCCGCGTTAATGTCTGCTCCATTTATCACTACTGCTACAGATGTAGCAGGGGTTTTGATTTACTTGAAAACTGCCTCTTGGCTTTTAGGAAGGTTGGCGTAG
- the miaA gene encoding tRNA (adenosine(37)-N6)-dimethylallyltransferase MiaA, with amino-acid sequence MQPNNKPLVIAIMGPTASGKTELAIDIAEKINSNIHNVDSRQIYIDMDIGTAKPTAAQQKQVKHFLIDLCLPSEPINLHDFQSIARLSIESELKKRKLTVLVGGSGLYLQALIGGLNPPAVPPQKFLRNQLYKIDKNERHNLLKCCDPLSAERIHPEDSIRTIRALEVFYATGKMFSKQKSLKTNPWKVLELGLNPDNLLNRIQRRTEKMYKNGLMEETEDLIIKYGNDLQLLKTIGYDEARSIINGKINYEEALEITIKRTCQLAKRQKTWFRNKHNSKWLNEKNELSEALTSIYEFF; translated from the coding sequence ATGCAACCCAATAATAAGCCTCTTGTAATAGCCATTATGGGCCCAACGGCTAGTGGAAAAACTGAGCTTGCAATTGATATTGCAGAAAAAATCAATTCAAATATTCATAATGTTGATTCTCGCCAAATCTACATTGATATGGATATTGGGACTGCAAAGCCAACAGCAGCACAACAAAAACAAGTAAAACATTTTCTCATTGATCTTTGTTTACCATCTGAACCAATCAATCTTCATGATTTTCAATCAATAGCCAGATTGTCTATTGAGAGTGAATTAAAAAAGAGAAAGTTAACTGTACTTGTAGGCGGTAGTGGCTTATATCTTCAAGCGTTGATTGGTGGACTGAATCCTCCTGCAGTACCACCTCAAAAATTCTTAAGAAATCAACTTTACAAAATTGACAAAAACGAAAGACATAATTTACTGAAATGTTGCGATCCTTTATCTGCAGAGAGAATACATCCAGAAGACTCAATCAGAACAATTCGAGCTTTAGAAGTTTTTTATGCCACAGGAAAAATGTTTTCTAAACAAAAAAGCTTGAAAACTAACCCTTGGAAAGTTTTAGAACTTGGATTGAATCCAGACAATTTACTCAACAGAATTCAACGAAGGACTGAAAAAATGTATAAAAATGGACTAATGGAGGAAACTGAGGATTTGATTATTAAATACGGAAATGATTTACAGTTGCTTAAAACCATTGGATATGACGAAGCAAGGTCTATTATTAATGGAAAGATAAACTATGAGGAGGCCCTAGAAATAACAATCAAACGAACATGTCAATTAGCCAAAAGACAAAAAACTTGGTTTAGGAATAAGCATAATTCTAAATGGTTAAATGAAAAGAATGAATTATCCGAAGCTTTAACTTCTATCTATGAGTTTTTCTAG
- the infC gene encoding translation initiation factor IF-3, with translation MPPRPRFDRRAPERELPNINERISYSDLRVVDSDGTQLGVISREEALEVAQDRDLDLVLVSEKATPPVCRIMNYGKFKFEQEKKAKEAKKKSHQTEVKEVKMRYKIDQHDYQVRISQATRFLKAGDKVKCTVIFRGREIQHTALAETLLKRMAKDLEEKAEVQQSAKREGRNMIMFLTPRKTPLLKKETETTEPPKALRTIN, from the coding sequence ATGCCACCACGTCCCCGTTTTGATCGCCGCGCTCCAGAAAGGGAGTTGCCAAACATTAATGAAAGAATCAGCTATTCTGATTTGAGAGTAGTTGACTCGGATGGCACACAACTTGGTGTCATTAGTCGAGAGGAAGCATTAGAAGTAGCGCAAGACAGGGATCTAGATCTTGTATTAGTAAGTGAGAAGGCTACACCTCCAGTATGCCGAATCATGAATTACGGGAAATTTAAGTTTGAGCAAGAAAAAAAAGCAAAAGAAGCGAAGAAAAAATCACATCAGACAGAAGTTAAAGAAGTGAAAATGAGGTACAAAATCGATCAACATGATTACCAAGTTCGTATTAGTCAAGCCACCCGATTCTTAAAAGCTGGAGATAAAGTCAAATGTACAGTTATTTTTAGAGGTCGAGAAATTCAACATACTGCTTTAGCTGAAACTCTTTTAAAACGAATGGCTAAAGATCTTGAAGAGAAAGCAGAAGTTCAACAATCTGCAAAGAGAGAGGGAAGAAATATGATTATGTTTTTAACTCCCCGTAAAACCCCTTTATTAAAAAAAGAAACAGAGACAACTGAACCCCCAAAAGCCTTGAGAACAATAAATTAA
- the mutT gene encoding 8-oxo-dGTP diphosphatase MutT, producing the protein MGIIDSPQDIQNSLLKWFRANGRYWIPWKLKKDGSIPQSGESISPYEIWIAEVMLQQTQLGVVIPYWEKWMQIFPTLTYLVEADLENILKIWQGLGYYSRANRIHQSSKILIEFVGKYKDQDPYSWPNGLDQWMSLPGIGRSTAGSIISSAFDLPTPILDGNVKRIFSRLLANKIKSIKDEKQLWELSSFLISKTNPRDFNQALMDLGANICTPKKPSCSSCPLQKFCVAYTQYDPDDFPKKEMIKIKPLEEIGIGLVFNKNGELLIDQRLESSSMGGMWEFPGGKKNSNESIEKTIERELKEELGIVVKVGEKLVSFEHAYTHKKLYFTVHICKWISGEPKPLTSQKLLWVSPKKLFDFPFPAANTKIISELYKHLCIGNKNL; encoded by the coding sequence ATGGGTATTATTGATTCTCCTCAAGATATCCAAAATTCACTTCTGAAATGGTTTAGGGCAAATGGTAGATATTGGATACCCTGGAAATTAAAGAAAGATGGTTCTATACCTCAATCAGGCGAAAGTATATCTCCTTATGAAATTTGGATTGCAGAGGTCATGCTTCAGCAGACTCAGTTGGGGGTCGTTATTCCTTATTGGGAAAAATGGATGCAGATTTTTCCAACTTTGACCTATTTGGTAGAGGCTGATTTAGAGAATATTCTAAAGATATGGCAAGGTCTTGGGTATTATTCACGCGCGAATCGGATACATCAATCCTCTAAAATATTAATTGAGTTTGTTGGCAAATATAAAGATCAAGATCCATATTCTTGGCCAAATGGACTAGATCAGTGGATGTCTCTTCCTGGGATCGGTAGAAGTACTGCAGGGAGTATCATCTCATCTGCCTTTGACCTGCCTACACCAATATTAGATGGAAATGTAAAAAGAATTTTTTCTAGGTTGCTTGCTAATAAAATAAAATCTATTAAAGATGAAAAACAATTATGGGAACTGAGCTCTTTCTTGATTTCCAAGACAAATCCTAGAGATTTTAACCAGGCTTTAATGGACTTAGGGGCAAATATATGTACTCCTAAAAAACCAAGTTGTTCCTCTTGTCCACTACAAAAATTTTGTGTTGCTTATACACAGTACGATCCTGATGATTTTCCTAAAAAAGAAATGATTAAAATAAAGCCTCTTGAAGAAATTGGCATTGGGCTTGTTTTTAATAAAAACGGTGAATTGCTTATAGATCAGCGCTTGGAAAGCTCAAGTATGGGTGGAATGTGGGAATTTCCAGGAGGCAAAAAAAACTCCAACGAATCTATTGAAAAAACAATTGAGCGAGAATTAAAAGAGGAGCTTGGAATCGTGGTCAAAGTTGGAGAAAAGCTTGTATCTTTTGAACACGCTTATACCCACAAGAAGCTTTATTTTACTGTTCATATTTGCAAATGGATTTCAGGCGAGCCTAAACCTTTAACTAGTCAAAAATTACTTTGGGTCTCACCAAAAAAACTTTTTGATTTCCCTTTCCCTGCTGCTAACACTAAAATTATTTCTGAATTATATAAACATCTTTGTATTGGAAATAAAAATCTGTAA
- a CDS encoding RpoD/SigA family RNA polymerase sigma factor yields MTPAAEAIQAKNLSASPAKSLADIDLVRSYLRDIGRVPLLSHEQEITLGRQVQDLMVLENLELELESDLGEKPSINLFAEKAGISNIQLKKKLKSGRRAKERMVAANLRLVVSVAKKYTKRNMELLDLIQEGTIGLVRGVEKFDPTRGYKFSTYAYWWIRQGITRAIAEKSRSIRLPIHITEMLNKLKKGQRELSQELSRTPTIKELSEYVELPENDVKDLMSRAGQPVSLETKIGDGEDTILLDLLSNEIDMPSEQIESDCMKGDLETLLEQLPELQNRVLRMRYGMDGDDPMSLTGIGRVLGISRDRVRNLERDGLRGLRKAGESVEAYMAS; encoded by the coding sequence ATGACACCGGCAGCTGAGGCGATCCAGGCTAAAAATCTATCTGCTTCTCCTGCAAAGTCTTTAGCGGATATTGACTTAGTTCGTTCCTACTTAAGGGATATTGGAAGAGTACCTTTACTATCGCACGAGCAGGAAATAACTTTAGGCAGACAGGTTCAAGATCTAATGGTTCTTGAAAATCTGGAGTTAGAACTTGAGAGTGATTTAGGTGAAAAGCCATCAATCAATTTATTTGCTGAGAAAGCTGGAATTTCTAATATTCAATTAAAAAAGAAGCTTAAAAGTGGTAGAAGAGCTAAAGAGAGGATGGTTGCAGCAAATCTTAGATTGGTAGTGAGTGTTGCTAAGAAATATACAAAGCGGAATATGGAACTTTTAGATTTGATTCAAGAGGGAACTATTGGATTGGTAAGGGGGGTAGAAAAATTCGATCCGACTCGTGGGTACAAGTTTTCAACTTATGCATACTGGTGGATACGTCAAGGGATTACACGTGCAATTGCTGAGAAAAGCAGATCGATAAGACTTCCGATACATATAACTGAAATGCTAAATAAGCTCAAAAAAGGTCAACGAGAGTTAAGCCAAGAACTTTCTAGAACTCCAACCATTAAGGAACTTTCTGAATATGTTGAACTACCTGAAAATGACGTTAAAGATTTGATGAGTAGAGCTGGACAGCCAGTTAGCTTAGAAACCAAAATAGGTGATGGTGAAGATACTATTTTATTGGATTTATTGTCTAACGAAATTGATATGCCCTCTGAGCAAATTGAAAGTGATTGTATGAAAGGTGATTTGGAAACGCTACTTGAACAATTACCTGAATTACAAAACCGTGTTTTAAGAATGAGATACGGCATGGATGGCGATGATCCTATGAGTCTTACTGGTATTGGTAGGGTTTTGGGTATTAGTAGGGATAGAGTAAGAAATTTAGAAAGAGATGGTTTGAGAGGTTTACGAAAAGCTGGTGAATCAGTTGAAGCTTATATGGCTTCTTGA
- a CDS encoding alpha/beta fold hydrolase, protein MRQYWNWKNYRIAWQVYETANKSEIAIVLIHGFGACKDHWRFNQKHISSIAPCYALDLIGFGESSQPNSQLLYEKKTSENFNYCFDNWSQQVYDFCNEIVKKPVLLIGNSIGGVIALNTSKKLSKKCRSVVLIDCAQRTMDDKRLAEQSLLMRFLRPVIKTLVRQRILSSNIFKNAANPSFIEKILKIAYPSGSNIDEELIAMLFQPTQGKGASEAFRGFINLFDDYLAPELLEKLNNPVHLIWGEKDPWEPLKEAQNWFETFECIKSLDIIPEAGHCPHDEMPEKVNPILKRIIQEAI, encoded by the coding sequence ATGAGGCAATACTGGAATTGGAAAAATTATCGAATTGCATGGCAAGTATATGAAACAGCTAATAAGTCTGAAATCGCAATTGTCTTAATTCATGGCTTTGGAGCATGTAAAGATCATTGGAGATTCAATCAAAAACATATTAGCTCAATTGCTCCATGCTATGCATTAGACTTAATAGGATTTGGAGAGAGTAGTCAACCCAATTCACAGCTTTTATATGAAAAGAAAACCTCTGAAAATTTCAATTATTGTTTTGATAATTGGAGTCAGCAAGTTTATGACTTCTGTAATGAGATAGTCAAAAAACCTGTCTTATTAATAGGAAATTCGATTGGGGGTGTTATTGCATTAAATACATCAAAAAAATTATCTAAAAAATGTAGAAGTGTAGTTTTGATTGATTGCGCTCAGAGAACAATGGATGATAAGCGCCTAGCTGAGCAATCATTATTAATGCGATTCCTTAGACCAGTAATTAAAACTTTGGTAAGACAACGAATTTTAAGTTCCAACATTTTCAAAAATGCAGCAAATCCTTCTTTTATTGAAAAAATTTTAAAAATAGCTTATCCAAGTGGAAGTAATATTGACGAAGAGTTAATAGCAATGCTTTTTCAACCAACCCAAGGTAAAGGTGCATCAGAAGCTTTTAGAGGATTTATTAATTTATTTGATGATTATCTCGCGCCAGAGTTACTTGAAAAATTGAATAATCCAGTTCATTTAATCTGGGGTGAGAAAGATCCTTGGGAACCTTTAAAAGAAGCTCAAAATTGGTTTGAAACTTTTGAATGTATAAAAAGTTTGGATATTATTCCTGAGGCAGGACATTGTCCCCACGATGAAATGCCTGAAAAAGTTAATCCTATTCTTAAAAGGATAATTCAAGAAGCCATATAA
- a CDS encoding fluoride efflux transporter FluC, whose amino-acid sequence MFDQLQDIFLISCGAILGANIRFIIYEKLNKIDLINDFRILLINTLASFFLGIFLSVLPRISYYDFSYQLLLFFSIGLLGSLSTFSTFVYDLYKILIKFKFVSAFRLFFISVSLGTIALALGFFLGHK is encoded by the coding sequence ATGTTTGATCAATTGCAAGATATTTTTTTAATTTCTTGTGGGGCAATATTAGGCGCTAATATTAGATTTATAATTTATGAAAAATTAAATAAAATAGATCTAATTAATGATTTTCGTATATTACTAATTAATACTTTAGCTTCTTTTTTTCTTGGTATTTTCCTTTCTGTGCTACCGCGGATTAGCTATTATGATTTTTCTTATCAATTACTATTATTTTTTTCAATTGGTTTATTAGGAAGCTTAAGTACTTTCTCTACATTTGTTTATGATTTATATAAAATTTTGATAAAGTTTAAATTTGTGAGTGCATTTAGACTATTTTTTATTTCTGTTTCTTTAGGAACAATTGCTTTAGCGCTTGGCTTTTTTTTAGGTCATAAATAA
- a CDS encoding carbohydrate kinase family protein — translation MHAGSVIAIGEALIDRLGPPGGDPSCDLPVTDCFGGAPANVACALSRLGANVSFIGSLGNDAFGKNFTNLLIQRGINTSGLQQDTLRPTRVVLVRRDNDGERFFEGFEGDKGLGFADQAISLEQIIRDWPLVVENAQWLVLGTIPLASVISSKAFLWCIENALHEGIKIAMDLNWRPTFWRKKVSTVLEPSLKEKNQIFSILKNVSLIKLAKEEAQWFFNTFDPTAISASLPQRPSVVVTDGSNPILWRLNNHIGKSFAISPSSVVDTTGAGDAFTAGLIFKLRSFELDQISQQIAEDIIQFGIACGSHVCKGVGAIEAQPYLKDIDNLLS, via the coding sequence ATGCATGCTGGAAGTGTAATTGCGATTGGAGAAGCTTTGATAGATCGACTTGGCCCTCCAGGGGGAGACCCATCTTGTGATTTGCCAGTAACTGATTGTTTTGGTGGCGCGCCAGCTAATGTTGCTTGTGCCTTAAGTCGTTTAGGAGCAAATGTTTCTTTTATTGGTTCTTTAGGGAATGATGCTTTTGGAAAAAATTTTACGAATCTCTTAATTCAGAGAGGAATTAATACCTCTGGATTACAGCAAGATACTCTTCGTCCTACAAGAGTTGTATTGGTTCGTAGAGATAATGATGGAGAAAGATTTTTTGAAGGTTTTGAGGGAGATAAAGGCTTGGGATTTGCCGATCAAGCCATATCGCTGGAACAAATTATTCGAGACTGGCCTTTGGTTGTAGAAAATGCGCAATGGTTAGTTTTGGGAACAATTCCTTTGGCTTCAGTAATATCATCTAAAGCTTTTTTGTGGTGTATCGAAAATGCTTTGCATGAAGGAATAAAGATTGCAATGGACCTGAATTGGCGGCCAACTTTTTGGAGAAAAAAGGTTTCAACAGTCTTAGAACCTTCTTTGAAAGAAAAAAATCAAATATTTTCAATTTTAAAAAACGTTTCATTAATAAAACTCGCAAAAGAAGAGGCCCAATGGTTTTTTAACACCTTTGATCCAACAGCAATTTCTGCATCCCTTCCTCAAAGACCATCAGTTGTAGTTACTGATGGATCAAATCCCATTTTATGGCGATTAAATAATCACATTGGCAAATCATTTGCTATTTCTCCCTCCTCTGTCGTGGATACGACTGGAGCTGGCGATGCATTCACAGCAGGATTAATTTTTAAACTGAGATCTTTTGAGCTTGATCAAATAAGTCAACAAATTGCTGAAGATATTATTCAATTTGGAATTGCTTGTGGTTCACATGTTTGCAAAGGAGTAGGAGCTATAGAGGCACAACCTTATCTGAAAGATATTGATAATTTATTGT